The proteins below come from a single Agrobacterium vitis genomic window:
- the apbC gene encoding iron-sulfur cluster carrier protein ApbC — MTLDKNTVLEALKTVRGPDLEGNIVDLGMVSDVFISDAKVYLSINVPAERARELEPLRQAAERSVKALAGVKGALVSLTAERKAGSPSTPPAPSAPNSSHSHSHSHGHSHAPAQSQPARPAKAGIPGIGAIIAVASGKGGVGKSTTAVNLALALLANGLKVGILDADVYGPSMPRLLGISGRPQQIDGRIIVPMENYGLKAMSIGFLVDEGTAMIWRGPMVQSALMQMLREVAWGELDVLVVDMPPGTGDAQLTMAQQVPLSGAVIVSTPQDLALIDARKGINMFKKVEVPVLGVIENMSYFIAPDTGARYDIFGHGGAKAEAEAIGAPFLGEVPLTISIREHSDAGTPVVVSEPESPQALVYREIATRVWREVQRHSTRQAPTITFE; from the coding sequence ATGACGCTCGATAAAAACACTGTTCTTGAAGCCTTGAAGACCGTGCGCGGACCCGATCTCGAGGGCAATATTGTCGATCTGGGCATGGTATCGGACGTGTTCATTTCCGACGCCAAGGTCTATCTCTCCATTAATGTTCCGGCTGAGCGCGCCCGGGAGTTGGAGCCTTTGCGCCAGGCGGCGGAGCGCAGTGTCAAGGCGCTTGCCGGCGTCAAGGGAGCGCTTGTCAGCCTGACAGCCGAGCGCAAGGCCGGATCGCCATCGACGCCGCCTGCTCCCTCGGCACCCAATTCTTCCCACTCGCATTCCCATTCACACGGGCATTCTCATGCGCCGGCCCAAAGCCAGCCGGCCCGCCCGGCCAAGGCTGGCATTCCCGGTATCGGCGCCATCATCGCGGTGGCTTCCGGCAAGGGTGGCGTCGGCAAATCCACCACGGCCGTCAATCTGGCGCTGGCCTTGCTTGCCAATGGCCTGAAGGTCGGCATTCTCGATGCCGATGTCTATGGTCCGTCGATGCCGCGCCTGCTTGGCATTTCCGGGCGACCTCAGCAGATCGACGGGCGCATTATCGTGCCTATGGAAAATTATGGCCTGAAGGCGATGTCCATCGGCTTTTTGGTGGATGAGGGCACCGCGATGATCTGGCGCGGCCCGATGGTACAATCGGCCCTGATGCAGATGTTGCGCGAAGTGGCCTGGGGCGAGCTGGACGTGCTGGTGGTGGACATGCCGCCGGGCACGGGCGATGCGCAATTGACCATGGCCCAGCAGGTCCCGTTGAGCGGTGCGGTGATCGTCTCGACCCCGCAGGATCTGGCGCTGATCGATGCCCGCAAGGGTATCAACATGTTCAAGAAGGTCGAAGTGCCAGTACTCGGCGTCATCGAGAACATGAGCTATTTCATCGCTCCCGATACCGGCGCCCGTTACGATATTTTCGGTCATGGCGGCGCCAAAGCCGAAGCTGAAGCCATTGGTGCGCCATTCCTGGGTGAAGTGCCGTTGACCATTTCCATCCGCGAACATTCCGATGCAGGCACCCCGGTCGTGGTTTCCGAGCCGGAGAGCCCCCAGGCGCTGGTGTATCGTGAGATCGCCACCCGCGTCTGGCGCGAGGTCCAGCGACATTCAACAAGACAGGCGCCGACCATTACCTTTGAATGA
- a CDS encoding CmpA/NrtA family ABC transporter substrate-binding protein, which produces MHVTLGYMPCLDSAPLVAAMEKGFASDEGLTLRLVRETCWTQIRDRLTVGHFDGAHLPGPFALAANLGFSPLAPALLVPMALNLGGGALTVSNALATAMQQAGWESHLLEPIAAGAALKRVVEKRRAKSLPPLRIAVGDTHSSQAYYLRYWLAACNLDRGSEIEIVSLPSPLMADGLGAGVLDGFCAAEPWNSVAVDRQVGCIVAATAAIWRGGPDKVLGIGRQWGENNPAALDALIRALYRAAQWCGNPGNTEELAGIMAAPRYLGVEGRLLLPGLTGDLVTAPGEVQPLEDFLVLERKAANFPWVSHALWFYSQMVLGGHVVHDRERIATVLETYRPDLYRRALRPVFAAMPGANIKVEGAMAAADYVGASNGRLLLGPDGFFDGRVFDPDRLDDYLAASPAVPRN; this is translated from the coding sequence TTGCATGTCACTCTTGGCTACATGCCATGTCTCGATAGCGCCCCACTGGTTGCGGCGATGGAAAAAGGCTTTGCCTCCGACGAAGGCCTGACCCTGCGCCTAGTGCGCGAAACCTGCTGGACCCAGATCCGCGACCGCCTGACGGTCGGTCATTTCGATGGCGCGCATCTGCCTGGCCCCTTTGCGCTGGCCGCCAATCTCGGTTTTTCGCCGCTGGCCCCCGCTCTGCTGGTCCCTATGGCCCTCAATTTGGGTGGCGGCGCGCTCACTGTGTCGAATGCGCTTGCAACAGCCATGCAACAGGCAGGCTGGGAAAGCCACCTTCTGGAGCCAATAGCGGCGGGCGCCGCACTGAAACGAGTGGTGGAGAAACGTCGCGCTAAGTCCCTGCCGCCTTTGCGGATTGCCGTCGGCGATACCCATTCCAGCCAGGCCTATTATCTGCGCTACTGGCTTGCTGCCTGCAATCTGGACCGTGGCAGTGAGATCGAAATCGTCTCATTGCCATCGCCGCTGATGGCGGATGGGCTTGGCGCGGGCGTGCTTGACGGATTTTGCGCGGCGGAACCGTGGAATAGTGTTGCGGTGGACCGGCAGGTCGGATGCATTGTTGCTGCGACCGCAGCTATCTGGCGCGGCGGTCCGGACAAGGTTCTCGGCATTGGCAGGCAGTGGGGCGAGAACAATCCCGCCGCGCTCGATGCGCTGATCCGTGCGCTTTACCGCGCCGCGCAATGGTGCGGTAATCCCGGCAATACCGAGGAGCTGGCCGGTATCATGGCGGCCCCCCGCTATCTCGGTGTCGAAGGCCGGCTTTTGTTACCCGGCCTGACCGGCGATCTGGTAACCGCGCCGGGAGAGGTTCAGCCGCTTGAGGATTTTCTGGTGCTGGAGCGCAAGGCCGCCAATTTCCCCTGGGTCAGCCATGCCCTGTGGTTTTATAGCCAGATGGTGCTTGGCGGTCACGTTGTCCATGACCGCGAGCGGATTGCCACGGTGCTCGAAACCTATCGCCCGGATCTTTATCGCCGCGCCCTCAGGCCGGTCTTCGCCGCCATGCCAGGCGCCAATATCAAGGTGGAGGGGGCGATGGCAGCAGCCGATTATGTCGGCGCCAGCAATGGCCGTTTGTTGCTTGGGCCGGACGGATTTTTCGATGGACGGGTCTTCGACCCTGACCGGCTTGATGATTATCTTGCCGCTTCACCAGCGGTTCCGAGAAATTAA
- a CDS encoding magnesium transporter CorA family protein, with translation MIKAYRCDGTADMILPSDAPAVLDKDVLWLDLLNPDRTEEALAERLLGLPLPTRDDLKDIEPSSRLYMDDHGVYMTASLLCKAESDLPHLADVAFILGGGRLVTVRYAEPRAFGLFTAALSRNQAHCTSNAVMLARLLETVVDRTAEILEIAGMRVDALSGDVFVDRSRTKRRAARFLEDRLFDIASHHRLVSKTRDSLASLSRLSSFLLSVEPVKSNAQARDLCQVVAHDIQSLSEHAGFIASNISFMLDASLGLINVEQNSIIKIFSIASVVFLPPTLVASIYGMNFQVMPELTWLLGYPFALIVMVLSAIIPFLFFRSKGWL, from the coding sequence TTGATCAAAGCTTACAGGTGTGACGGGACGGCAGATATGATCCTGCCCAGCGATGCGCCAGCGGTGCTGGACAAAGATGTTCTATGGCTCGATCTTCTCAATCCTGACAGGACAGAGGAGGCTTTGGCCGAACGCTTGCTGGGCCTGCCGCTTCCCACCCGTGACGACCTAAAGGATATCGAGCCCTCCAGCCGATTGTATATGGACGATCATGGCGTTTACATGACCGCATCGCTGCTCTGTAAGGCCGAATCGGACCTGCCGCATCTGGCCGATGTCGCCTTCATTCTGGGCGGAGGGCGTCTGGTCACCGTGCGCTATGCCGAGCCCCGCGCTTTTGGCTTGTTTACCGCAGCCCTCAGCCGCAATCAGGCCCATTGCACCTCCAACGCTGTCATGCTGGCGCGTCTTTTGGAAACGGTGGTCGACCGCACCGCCGAAATTCTGGAAATTGCCGGTATGCGGGTCGATGCGCTGTCCGGCGATGTGTTCGTCGATCGCAGCCGCACCAAGCGCCGGGCGGCGCGCTTTCTGGAAGACCGGCTGTTCGATATCGCCAGCCATCATCGGCTGGTCAGCAAGACGCGCGACAGCCTGGCATCCCTGTCGCGGCTGTCGTCCTTCCTGCTGTCGGTGGAACCGGTCAAGTCCAATGCGCAAGCCCGCGACCTCTGTCAGGTCGTCGCCCATGATATTCAATCCCTGTCCGAACATGCCGGTTTCATCGCCAGCAATATCAGTTTCATGCTCGATGCCTCGCTTGGTCTGATCAATGTCGAACAGAATTCGATCATCAAGATTTTCTCGATTGCATCGGTGGTGTTTTTGCCGCCGACGCTGGTCGCTTCCATCTATGGAATGAACTTTCAGGTCATGCCGGAGTTGACGTGGCTGCTTGGCTACCCATTTGCTCTGATCGTCATGGTTCTGTCCGCGATCATTCCCTTCCTGTTCTTCCGCTCGAAAGGCTGGCTCTGA
- a CDS encoding potassium transporter Kup: protein MSQENTHAAPAEKKDLRSLMLLALGSVGVVYGDIGTSPLYAFREALKPIAHDGITRFEVIGLTSLIVWTLTIIVTLKYVLFLLRADNDGEGGTLSLLALLSKSAGRHTVVLMVLGLVGAALFLGDAMITPALSVLSAVEGLKLVAPQSSGFIVPISVVILIVLFAVQSRGTGAVANFFGPITVVWFLVMAAGGIGHIFDDPAIFRAFNPIHAVTFLFQEKFLGFVVLGAVFLTVTGAEALYADLGHFGRRPIQWAWFVLVFPALVLNYLGQGALVLKDPAMASDPFYLMFPSWAILPVIILATAATVIASQAVITGAFSMVRQAIHLGFLPRMEILFTSETNTGQIYLPAVNTLLLLGVLSLVLLFESSDALATAYGISVTGAMVVTTIMAFEFVRKKWKWSVFVALLVIVPLLALETVFLGANLLKIHDGGYIPVLFAAGFTIVMWTWRRGTAILFAKTRHADIPLSSFISSVERKSEHAPVCVPGTAIFLTSDPETAPAALLHNLKHNHVLHEKNIILTIKTVNRPRASEAERFVAESLSERFSRVEIRFGYMEQQNVSQALAKLRKGGLKFDIMSTSFYLGRRKLVPDAKAGMPNWQDRLFIALANSATDPSDYFRLPANRVVELGSHVII, encoded by the coding sequence ATGTCCCAGGAAAACACCCACGCAGCACCGGCCGAAAAGAAAGACCTGCGCAGCCTGATGCTGCTGGCGCTCGGTTCTGTCGGCGTCGTCTACGGCGATATCGGCACAAGCCCGCTCTATGCGTTTCGCGAGGCGCTGAAGCCGATTGCCCATGACGGCATTACCCGTTTCGAGGTGATCGGGCTGACTTCGCTGATCGTCTGGACGCTGACGATCATCGTCACGCTGAAATATGTGCTGTTTCTGCTGCGCGCCGACAATGACGGTGAAGGCGGCACCCTTTCGCTGCTGGCCCTGCTCAGCAAATCGGCCGGGCGTCATACCGTTGTGCTGATGGTGTTGGGCCTGGTCGGCGCAGCGCTGTTTCTGGGCGATGCGATGATCACGCCTGCGCTGTCGGTTCTGTCGGCGGTGGAAGGCTTGAAACTGGTGGCGCCGCAATCCTCCGGCTTTATCGTGCCGATCTCGGTGGTGATCCTGATCGTGCTGTTTGCCGTGCAGTCGCGCGGTACGGGCGCGGTTGCCAATTTCTTCGGGCCGATCACCGTGGTCTGGTTCCTGGTGATGGCGGCAGGCGGTATCGGCCATATTTTCGACGATCCGGCGATTTTCCGGGCCTTCAATCCGATTCATGCCGTGACCTTCCTGTTTCAGGAGAAATTTCTCGGTTTCGTCGTGCTGGGCGCAGTTTTCTTGACCGTCACCGGCGCCGAAGCCCTCTATGCCGACCTCGGCCACTTTGGCCGTCGTCCGATCCAGTGGGCGTGGTTCGTGCTGGTGTTTCCGGCCTTGGTGCTGAACTATCTCGGCCAGGGCGCGCTGGTGCTGAAGGACCCGGCCATGGCATCGGACCCTTTCTACTTGATGTTTCCAAGCTGGGCCATCCTGCCGGTCATCATCCTGGCGACGGCGGCCACCGTTATTGCCAGCCAGGCGGTGATAACAGGGGCGTTTTCCATGGTGCGTCAGGCCATCCATCTCGGCTTCCTGCCGCGCATGGAGATCCTGTTCACCTCGGAAACCAATACCGGACAGATCTATCTTCCTGCCGTCAACACGCTGCTGCTGCTTGGCGTTCTCAGCCTGGTGCTACTGTTTGAAAGCTCCGATGCACTCGCGACCGCCTATGGTATTTCCGTCACCGGCGCCATGGTCGTCACGACAATCATGGCGTTTGAATTCGTGCGCAAGAAGTGGAAATGGTCGGTTTTCGTGGCGCTGTTGGTGATTGTGCCGCTTCTGGCTCTGGAAACGGTTTTCCTTGGCGCCAACCTGCTGAAGATCCACGATGGCGGCTATATTCCGGTGCTGTTTGCGGCTGGCTTCACCATCGTCATGTGGACCTGGCGGCGCGGCACGGCCATCCTGTTTGCCAAGACCCGCCATGCCGATATTCCGCTGTCCTCGTTTATTTCATCGGTGGAGCGCAAGAGCGAGCATGCGCCGGTCTGTGTGCCGGGGACGGCAATTTTCCTGACCAGCGACCCGGAAACGGCGCCCGCGGCCCTGCTGCATAATCTCAAGCACAACCACGTTCTGCATGAGAAAAACATCATCCTGACCATCAAGACCGTCAACCGGCCCCGCGCCAGCGAAGCGGAACGCTTCGTGGCCGAGAGCCTCTCGGAGCGGTTTAGCCGGGTGGAGATCCGCTTCGGCTATATGGAACAGCAGAATGTGTCGCAGGCACTGGCCAAGCTGCGCAAGGGTGGGCTGAAATTCGACATCATGTCCACCTCCTTCTATCTCGGCCGCCGCAAACTCGTGCCGGATGCCAAGGCAGGCATGCCGAACTGGCAGGATAGGCTGTTCATCGCGCTTGCCAATTCGGCAACCGACCCCTCGGATTACTTCCGGCTTCCGGCCAATCGCGTCGTCGAACTTGGCTCGCATGTGATCATCTGA
- a CDS encoding PA0069 family radical SAM protein, which produces MTVLSDVRQAAFQPANTADIADALLVASGLRVDGARRRGRGAGLNPSGRFETLERQLEDDGWASLEDMPPFRTEVQVERPKTVITRNDSPDIPFDRSVNPYRGCEHGCIYCFARPSHSYMGLSPGLDFEARLFAKPDAPKLLERELSKPGYKPRTIAIGTNTDPYQPIEREWRIMRQLLEVLKEANHPVAIVTKSAMVLRDIDILADMAEKGLAKVGISVTTLDRKLARTMEPRASTPSRRLEAIKALSEAGISTSVLVSPIIPALNDHEIERILDAAKVAGASEASYVLLRLPLEVSPLFRDWLLQHYPDRYRHVMSLVRSMRDGKDYDAEFGKRMKGTGPYAWQISRRFEIATKRLGMGRRSMQLRDDLFIPPMGNGVQLSLL; this is translated from the coding sequence ATGACCGTACTGTCTGATGTCAGGCAGGCTGCCTTTCAGCCTGCCAATACGGCGGATATTGCCGACGCGCTACTGGTCGCCTCAGGGCTTCGGGTGGATGGCGCACGCAGGCGTGGACGCGGCGCGGGTCTCAATCCCTCCGGGCGTTTTGAAACGCTGGAGCGGCAGTTGGAAGACGATGGCTGGGCAAGCCTCGAAGACATGCCGCCTTTCCGCACCGAAGTCCAGGTGGAACGACCAAAGACGGTGATTACCCGTAATGATTCGCCGGACATTCCCTTTGATCGTTCGGTCAATCCGTATCGCGGCTGTGAGCATGGTTGCATCTATTGTTTTGCCAGGCCGAGCCACAGTTATATGGGCCTGTCTCCAGGGCTTGATTTTGAAGCCCGGTTGTTTGCCAAGCCGGATGCGCCGAAGCTTTTGGAGCGCGAACTGTCCAAGCCCGGCTACAAGCCCCGCACCATCGCCATCGGTACTAATACCGATCCTTACCAGCCCATCGAGCGGGAATGGCGGATCATGCGGCAATTGCTTGAGGTGCTGAAAGAGGCCAATCATCCGGTTGCCATCGTGACCAAGTCGGCAATGGTGCTACGGGACATCGATATTCTGGCCGATATGGCCGAAAAGGGCCTCGCCAAGGTCGGTATTTCAGTCACCACGCTGGACCGCAAACTGGCCCGGACCATGGAGCCCCGCGCCTCGACCCCAAGCCGTCGGCTGGAGGCGATCAAGGCCCTGAGCGAGGCTGGCATCTCGACAAGCGTCTTGGTGTCGCCGATCATTCCCGCCCTGAATGATCATGAAATTGAGCGTATCCTCGATGCTGCCAAGGTAGCCGGGGCCTCGGAGGCGAGCTATGTCCTGTTGCGCCTGCCGCTGGAGGTCAGCCCGCTGTTTCGTGACTGGCTGCTGCAACATTATCCTGACCGCTATCGCCATGTCATGTCGTTGGTGCGCTCAATGCGCGACGGCAAGGATTACGATGCGGAATTCGGCAAGCGGATGAAAGGCACCGGCCCCTATGCCTGGCAGATCAGCCGCCGTTTCGAGATAGCCACCAAACGCCTCGGAATGGGCCGTCGGAGCATGCAATTGCGCGACGATCTGTTCATCCCGCCTATGGGCAATGGTGTGCAGCTATCGCTGCTGTAA
- a CDS encoding AtpZ/AtpI family protein: MDDQERELERRRSHLGAKLAAKDLRTGEEAAQDERAQASRKGYAQAMKLSSEFLSAIIVGIILGFLIDHFAGTSPWGLIVLLLLGFCAGVLNVLRAAGKVASPHPADRSSDGKGK, translated from the coding sequence ATGGACGATCAGGAAAGAGAATTGGAACGGCGTCGCAGCCATCTCGGAGCCAAGCTGGCTGCGAAGGATCTGCGGACGGGGGAAGAGGCCGCACAGGACGAGCGGGCGCAGGCAAGCCGAAAAGGCTACGCCCAGGCCATGAAGCTCTCCAGCGAATTCCTTTCCGCCATCATCGTCGGTATCATTCTGGGCTTCCTGATCGATCATTTTGCCGGAACCTCGCCTTGGGGGCTTATCGTCCTCCTATTGCTGGGGTTTTGCGCCGGGGTGCTGAACGTGCTGCGTGCGGCGGGAAAGGTGGCTTCGCCTCATCCCGCGGATCGCAGCTCGGACGGCAAAGGGAAATAA
- a CDS encoding F0F1 ATP synthase subunit B produces the protein MQYDATFFAFVGLVLFLALIAYLKVPGMMAKSLDARADNIRDELAEAKRLREEAQQLLAEYRAKRKQAEAEAQAIVAAAEREAAALTEEARQKTEEFVQRRNALSEQKIKQAETDAINAVRSAAVDLAISAAETLLKQKVDAQLQSGLFNSSVSEVKSRLN, from the coding sequence ATGCAATATGATGCAACTTTCTTCGCTTTTGTCGGCCTGGTGCTGTTTCTGGCACTGATTGCCTATCTCAAAGTCCCGGGCATGATGGCGAAGTCGCTGGATGCACGGGCAGACAATATCCGCGACGAATTGGCGGAAGCCAAGCGCCTGCGGGAAGAAGCCCAGCAATTGCTGGCTGAATATCGTGCCAAGCGCAAACAGGCTGAAGCGGAAGCTCAGGCCATCGTTGCCGCCGCTGAGCGCGAAGCTGCTGCGCTGACGGAAGAAGCCCGTCAGAAGACCGAGGAATTCGTTCAGCGCCGCAATGCGCTGTCGGAACAGAAGATCAAGCAGGCCGAAACCGACGCCATCAATGCGGTTCGCTCAGCTGCTGTCGATCTTGCAATCTCGGCTGCAGAGACCCTGTTGAAGCAGAAAGTCGACGCCCAGTTGCAGTCAGGCCTGTTTAATTCGTCTGTAAGCGAAGTGAAAAGCCGTCTAAACTGA
- a CDS encoding F0F1 ATP synthase subunit B — translation MFVTPAYAEEVPAAAETHTETGVPAEAGHGRGVFPPFDHSTFPSQLLWLVITFGLFYILMQRVIVPRVGGILENRHDRIAKDIDEASRLKAEADAEVETYEKELTAAKARGNQIASAAREAAKTKAAADRAAVEAELSSKVAAAEASIAAIKTKAFAEVDTIATETVAAIVEQLTGANVTAADAQSAVAAGKRG, via the coding sequence ATGTTCGTTACCCCCGCCTATGCCGAGGAAGTCCCGGCAGCGGCTGAGACCCACACGGAAACCGGCGTTCCCGCGGAAGCCGGACATGGACGAGGCGTTTTTCCGCCCTTCGACCATTCTACGTTCCCATCGCAGCTGTTGTGGCTGGTCATCACCTTTGGCCTGTTCTACATTCTGATGCAGCGGGTCATCGTGCCACGCGTCGGCGGTATCCTCGAAAATCGTCACGACCGTATCGCCAAGGATATCGATGAGGCCAGCCGCCTGAAGGCGGAAGCGGATGCCGAAGTCGAGACCTATGAAAAAGAATTGACCGCCGCCAAGGCGAGGGGCAACCAGATCGCCTCTGCCGCCCGGGAAGCCGCCAAGACCAAGGCTGCCGCCGACCGCGCTGCTGTCGAGGCCGAGCTGTCGAGCAAGGTTGCTGCGGCGGAAGCCAGCATTGCAGCAATCAAGACCAAGGCTTTTGCCGAGGTCGATACGATTGCCACGGAAACCGTTGCCGCTATCGTTGAGCAGCTGACCGGTGCAAATGTCACCGCAGCAGATGCGCAATCGGCTGTTGCCGCTGGCAAGAGGGGCTGA
- a CDS encoding glycosyl transferase, giving the protein MLTVIIECRDQESELAQTLTTLVAGAVQGIICDVVVLDHGSSDGTSRLADAAGCRFHMIWDLRDVVAAARGEWLLLVEPGARPSSGWIEEVAEYVALNSAPARFSPSRHHKRPFFRRFTRRGPPLEHGFLLRKSQAQSLVRAGMKLADLVAGLRGRALSSEMVPAWAVRQARA; this is encoded by the coding sequence ATGTTGACTGTTATTATCGAATGCCGCGATCAGGAAAGCGAATTGGCGCAAACCTTGACCACCCTTGTTGCCGGGGCGGTGCAGGGTATTATTTGTGATGTTGTTGTTCTGGATCATGGGTCCAGCGATGGGACGTCGCGGTTGGCCGATGCAGCGGGCTGCCGATTTCACATGATCTGGGATTTGCGAGATGTGGTTGCGGCAGCCAGGGGCGAGTGGTTGCTCCTGGTCGAGCCAGGCGCTCGGCCATCCTCTGGATGGATCGAGGAAGTGGCGGAATATGTGGCGCTGAACAGCGCGCCGGCCCGGTTTTCACCTTCACGGCATCATAAGCGTCCGTTTTTTCGGCGCTTCACCCGGCGCGGTCCGCCGTTGGAACATGGATTTCTGCTGCGAAAGAGCCAAGCTCAATCCCTGGTCCGGGCGGGCATGAAGCTCGCTGATCTGGTCGCTGGGCTGAGGGGCAGGGCGCTGTCCAGTGAAATGGTGCCAGCTTGGGCTGTCCGTCAGGCACGGGCTTAA
- a CDS encoding ribonuclease HII: MCDVYRMPKRSPSDMRDLFTLPLTGPDFSLEESFRAKGCWPVAGTDEAGRGPLAGPVVAAAVILDPDAIPDGLNDSKKLTAAKREALFIQILATATVSIASSGSDHIDRRDIRKASLDAMRRAAAGLSLTPAHLLCDGKDVPPGLICSGTAVIKGDARSLSIAAASIVAKVMRDRMMTRAALVFPQYGFDAHAGYGTKVHQQAIADHGPCPLHRMSFSPLRLSDER, encoded by the coding sequence ATGTGCGACGTCTACCGCATGCCAAAACGTTCTCCATCCGACATGCGCGATCTTTTCACCCTGCCCCTGACCGGACCGGATTTCTCCCTAGAGGAAAGCTTCCGAGCCAAGGGTTGCTGGCCAGTGGCCGGCACAGATGAAGCCGGGCGGGGACCGCTGGCGGGGCCGGTGGTGGCCGCAGCGGTCATTCTTGACCCCGACGCCATTCCTGATGGTCTCAACGATTCAAAAAAGCTTACCGCCGCCAAACGCGAGGCGCTTTTTATTCAGATCCTGGCAACGGCAACGGTCTCCATCGCCTCTTCAGGCTCCGATCATATCGACCGGCGAGATATCCGAAAAGCCAGTCTCGACGCCATGCGCCGCGCCGCAGCCGGACTTTCACTCACCCCCGCCCATCTGCTTTGCGATGGCAAGGACGTTCCTCCTGGGCTGATCTGTAGCGGCACTGCCGTGATCAAAGGCGACGCAAGATCGCTCTCCATTGCCGCCGCATCGATTGTCGCCAAGGTCATGCGAGACCGGATGATGACACGCGCCGCCCTGGTCTTCCCCCAATACGGATTTGATGCCCATGCGGGCTACGGCACCAAGGTCCATCAGCAGGCCATTGCCGACCATGGTCCCTGCCCCCTTCACCGGATGAGTTTTAGTCCTCTGCGCCTATCGGATGAACGGTGA
- a CDS encoding F0F1 ATP synthase subunit A encodes MSNDPTHQFQIHKIVPIEIGGIDFSFTNASLFMVATVACAAGFLYFATSNRGLIPGRAQSVAEMSYEFVASMLREGAGSHGMKFFPMVFSLFMFVLTANLLGMMPYFFTITSQIVVTFALAIFVIGTVLVYGFYKHGLGFLNLFVPSGVPGALLLLVVPIEVISFLSRPISLSIRLFANMLAGHITLKVFAGFVASLGSLGALGVGGALLPLAMTVALTGLEFLVAFLQAYVFAVLTCMYLNDAIHPGGH; translated from the coding sequence GTGTCAAACGATCCGACCCATCAGTTCCAGATCCACAAGATTGTTCCGATCGAGATTGGCGGCATTGATTTTTCGTTCACCAACGCCTCGCTGTTCATGGTGGCGACGGTGGCCTGCGCAGCTGGCTTCCTCTACTTCGCCACATCCAATCGCGGTCTGATTCCCGGTCGGGCGCAGTCGGTCGCGGAAATGTCCTATGAATTCGTGGCGTCCATGCTGCGGGAAGGGGCGGGCAGCCACGGGATGAAATTCTTCCCCATGGTGTTCTCGCTGTTCATGTTCGTGTTGACCGCGAACCTTCTCGGCATGATGCCCTATTTCTTCACCATCACCAGCCAGATCGTCGTCACCTTTGCGTTGGCGATTTTTGTGATCGGCACGGTGTTGGTCTACGGTTTCTATAAGCACGGCCTTGGCTTCCTCAATTTGTTCGTGCCCTCTGGCGTCCCTGGCGCTCTCTTGTTACTCGTGGTGCCGATCGAGGTGATCTCGTTTCTGTCGCGCCCGATTTCTCTGTCGATCCGGTTGTTTGCCAATATGCTGGCAGGCCACATCACATTGAAGGTGTTTGCGGGCTTCGTTGCCTCGCTTGGCAGCCTTGGCGCCCTTGGCGTCGGTGGCGCGCTCCTTCCTCTTGCTATGACCGTCGCACTGACCGGTCTGGAGTTCCTGGTTGCCTTCCTTCAGGCTTACGTCTTCGCGGTACTGACTTGCATGTACCTGAACGACGCAATCCATCCCGGTGGGCACTAA
- a CDS encoding F0F1 ATP synthase subunit C yields MEAEAAKFIGAGLACFGMAGTALGLGNIFGSYLSGALRNPSAADSQFGRLVFGFAVTEALGIFSLLVALLLLFAV; encoded by the coding sequence ATGGAAGCGGAAGCAGCAAAGTTCATCGGCGCAGGTCTGGCTTGCTTTGGCATGGCCGGCACGGCTCTCGGCCTTGGCAACATTTTCGGCAGCTACCTGTCGGGCGCACTGCGCAACCCGTCTGCCGCTGACAGCCAGTTCGGCCGTCTGGTATTCGGCTTCGCCGTTACGGAAGCTCTGGGCATCTTCTCGCTGCTCGTAGCCCTCCTGCTCCTGTTCGCTGTCTGA